One Sphaerisporangium krabiense DNA segment encodes these proteins:
- the rpoB gene encoding DNA-directed RNA polymerase subunit beta, which yields MAASRNAFAVPAGPRRVSFARIQEPLEVPDLLALQTESFDWLLGNEKWRSRVEAARQAGRKDVPAQSGLEEIFEEISPIEDFSGTMSLSFRDHRFEPPKYSVDECKDKDMTFSAPMFVTAEFINNTTGEIKSQTVFMGDFPLMTSKGTFIINGTERVVVSQLVRSPGVYFDRSVDKTSDKDLYSCKVIPSRGAWLEFEIDKRDSVGVRIDRKRKQAVTVLLKALGWTSDQILERFGQYESMRATLEKDHTSGQDDALLDIYRKLRPGEPPTKESAQTLLENLYFNPKRYDLAKVGRYKINKKLGVDADINQGTLTEDDIVNTIEYIVRLHAGEVEMPGANGQIVVETDDIDHFGNRRLRTVGELIQNQVRLGLARMERVVRERMTTQDVEAITPQTLINIRPVVASIKEFFGTSQLSQFMDQTNPLAGLTHKRRLSALGPGGLSRERAGFEVRDVHPSHYGRMCPIETPEGPNIGLIGSLSSYGRVNSFGFVETPYRKVVEGRVTDEIDYLTADEEDRHVIAQANTPLRSDGAFAEDRVLVRRKGGELEFIRPNEVDYMDVSARQMVSVATAMIPFLEHDDANRALMGSNMQRQSVPLLKSEAPLVGTGMEYRAATDAGDVITAEKAGVVEEVSADYVTVMNDDGTRTTYRVAKFKRSNQGTCFNQKPIVREGDRVEVNQVVADGPCTDNGEMALGKNLLVAFMPWEGHNYEDAIILSQRLVQDDVLSSIHIEEHEVDARDTKLGPEEITRDIPNVSEEVLADLDERGIIRIGAEVVPGDILVGKVTPKGETELTPEERLLRAIFGEKAREVRDTSLKVPHGEMGKVIGVRVFSREDGDELPPGVNELVRVYVAQKRKITDGDKLAGRHGNKGVISKILPVEDMPFLEDGTPVDIILNPLGVPGRMNVGQVLETHLGWIAARGWDISGIQEAWAERLRDKGFGQVEPRTNVATPVFDGAHEEELTGLLENTLVNRDGERMVGVNGKARLFDGRSGEPFPHPISVGYIYILKLLHLVDDKIHARSTGPYSMITQQPLGGKAQFGGQRFGEMEVWALEAYGAAYALQELLTIKSDDVLGRVKVYEAIVKGENIPEPGIPESFKVLIKEMQSLCLNVEVLSSDGMSIEMRDTDEDVFRAAEELGIDLSRREPSSVEEV from the coding sequence TTGGCAGCCTCGCGCAACGCCTTCGCCGTACCCGCCGGTCCCCGCCGCGTTTCTTTCGCGCGCATTCAGGAGCCGTTGGAAGTTCCCGATCTTCTCGCCCTGCAGACCGAGTCGTTCGACTGGCTGCTGGGCAACGAGAAATGGCGGTCGCGGGTGGAGGCGGCTCGCCAGGCCGGGCGCAAGGACGTTCCGGCCCAGTCCGGTCTCGAAGAGATCTTTGAGGAGATCAGTCCGATCGAGGACTTCTCCGGGACGATGTCCTTGTCGTTCCGTGATCACCGGTTCGAGCCGCCCAAGTACTCGGTCGATGAGTGCAAAGACAAGGACATGACCTTCTCCGCCCCGATGTTCGTCACGGCGGAGTTCATCAATAACACCACCGGCGAGATCAAGAGCCAGACGGTGTTCATGGGCGACTTCCCGCTCATGACCTCCAAGGGCACCTTCATCATCAACGGCACCGAGCGTGTCGTCGTCTCCCAGCTGGTGCGGTCTCCGGGCGTCTACTTCGACCGGTCGGTCGACAAGACCTCCGACAAGGACCTGTACAGCTGCAAGGTGATCCCGTCGCGTGGTGCGTGGCTGGAATTCGAGATCGACAAGCGCGACAGCGTCGGCGTCCGCATCGACCGCAAGCGCAAGCAGGCCGTGACGGTGCTGCTGAAGGCGCTGGGCTGGACCAGCGACCAGATTCTCGAGCGGTTCGGTCAGTACGAGTCGATGCGGGCGACGCTGGAGAAGGATCACACCTCCGGTCAGGACGACGCGTTGCTGGACATCTACCGCAAGCTGCGTCCGGGCGAGCCGCCGACCAAGGAGTCGGCGCAGACGCTGCTGGAGAACCTGTACTTCAATCCCAAGCGTTACGACCTGGCGAAGGTCGGCCGGTACAAGATCAACAAGAAGCTCGGCGTCGACGCCGACATCAACCAGGGCACTCTGACCGAAGACGACATCGTCAACACGATCGAGTACATCGTCCGGCTGCACGCCGGCGAGGTCGAGATGCCCGGGGCGAACGGCCAGATCGTCGTCGAGACCGATGACATCGACCACTTCGGCAACCGCCGCCTGCGCACGGTCGGCGAGCTGATCCAGAACCAGGTGCGCCTGGGTCTGGCCCGCATGGAGCGGGTGGTGCGCGAGCGCATGACCACCCAGGACGTCGAGGCGATCACGCCGCAGACCCTGATCAACATCCGCCCCGTGGTGGCGTCGATCAAGGAGTTCTTCGGCACCTCGCAGCTGTCGCAGTTCATGGACCAGACCAACCCGCTGGCCGGTCTGACCCACAAGCGGCGTCTGTCCGCGCTGGGCCCGGGCGGTCTGTCCCGTGAGCGCGCCGGGTTCGAGGTCCGCGACGTGCACCCGTCCCACTACGGCCGCATGTGCCCGATCGAGACGCCGGAAGGCCCGAACATCGGCCTCATCGGCTCCCTGTCGTCCTACGGCCGCGTCAACTCCTTCGGGTTCGTCGAGACGCCGTACCGCAAGGTCGTCGAGGGCCGCGTGACCGACGAGATCGACTACCTGACCGCCGACGAGGAGGACAGGCACGTCATCGCGCAGGCCAACACGCCGCTGCGCTCCGACGGCGCCTTCGCCGAGGACCGCGTCCTCGTCCGCCGCAAGGGCGGCGAGCTGGAGTTCATCCGGCCGAACGAGGTCGACTACATGGACGTCTCCGCGCGCCAGATGGTGTCCGTGGCGACCGCCATGATCCCGTTCCTGGAGCACGACGACGCCAACCGCGCGCTGATGGGCTCCAACATGCAGCGCCAGTCGGTGCCGCTGCTCAAGAGCGAGGCCCCGCTGGTCGGTACCGGCATGGAGTACCGCGCCGCGACCGACGCCGGCGACGTCATCACCGCCGAGAAGGCGGGCGTGGTGGAGGAGGTCTCCGCCGACTACGTCACCGTGATGAACGACGACGGCACGCGCACGACCTACCGCGTCGCGAAGTTCAAGCGTTCCAACCAGGGCACCTGCTTCAACCAGAAGCCCATCGTCCGCGAGGGCGACCGGGTGGAGGTCAACCAGGTCGTCGCCGACGGCCCGTGCACCGACAACGGTGAGATGGCGCTCGGTAAGAACCTCCTGGTGGCGTTCATGCCGTGGGAGGGGCACAACTACGAGGACGCGATCATCCTGTCGCAGCGTCTGGTGCAGGACGATGTGCTGTCCTCGATCCACATCGAGGAGCACGAGGTCGACGCCCGGGACACCAAGCTGGGTCCCGAGGAGATCACCCGCGACATCCCCAACGTCTCGGAGGAGGTCCTGGCCGACCTCGACGAGCGCGGCATCATCCGCATCGGCGCCGAGGTCGTGCCCGGGGACATCCTCGTCGGCAAGGTCACGCCCAAGGGCGAGACCGAGCTGACGCCGGAGGAGCGGCTGCTGCGGGCGATCTTCGGGGAGAAGGCGCGTGAGGTGCGTGACACCTCGCTGAAGGTGCCGCACGGTGAGATGGGCAAGGTCATCGGGGTGCGGGTGTTCTCCCGTGAGGACGGCGACGAGTTGCCGCCGGGGGTGAACGAGCTTGTGCGGGTGTACGTGGCGCAGAAGCGGAAGATCACCGATGGGGACAAGCTGGCGGGCCGGCACGGCAACAAGGGTGTGATCTCCAAGATCCTGCCGGTGGAGGACATGCCGTTCCTGGAGGACGGCACGCCGGTGGACATCATCCTCAACCCGCTGGGTGTGCCGGGCCGGATGAACGTGGGTCAGGTGCTGGAGACCCATCTGGGGTGGATCGCCGCGCGGGGCTGGGACATCTCGGGGATCCAGGAGGCCTGGGCCGAGCGGTTGCGCGACAAGGGGTTCGGTCAGGTGGAGCCGCGTACCAACGTGGCCACCCCCGTCTTCGACGGCGCCCACGAGGAAGAGCTCACGGGCCTGCTGGAGAACACTCTGGTCAACCGGGACGGCGAGCGCATGGTCGGCGTCAACGGCAAGGCCCGCCTGTTCGACGGCCGCTCCGGCGAGCCCTTCCCGCACCCGATCTCCGTCGGTTACATCTACATCCTCAAGCTGCTGCACCTGGTCGACGACAAGATCCACGCGCGGTCGACCGGTCCGTACTCCATGATCACTCAGCAGCCGCTGGGCGGTAAGGCCCAGTTCGGCGGCCAGCGA